In Clostridium sporogenes, one genomic interval encodes:
- a CDS encoding RrF2 family transcriptional regulator, producing MKISTKGKYGIKAIIDLAINSTEEAVTLKSISERQNISEGYLEQIFSLLRKNNLIKGIKGAQGGYILEKDSAHITAGEILRALEGDLSVVELNDDYLNNRMEKSIKTNLWDRINESIERVVDSITLEDLVEAYKKSDNQNIMYYI from the coding sequence ATGAAGATATCAACTAAAGGAAAATATGGCATAAAGGCTATAATAGACTTAGCTATAAATTCTACAGAAGAAGCAGTTACTTTAAAAAGTATTTCTGAAAGACAAAACATATCCGAGGGATATTTAGAACAAATATTTTCCTTATTAAGAAAGAACAATTTAATAAAAGGAATAAAAGGGGCCCAAGGGGGCTATATATTAGAAAAGGATTCAGCGCATATAACTGCAGGTGAAATACTAAGAGCTCTTGAAGGAGATCTATCTGTAGTAGAACTTAATGATGATTATTTAAATAATAGAATGGAAAAATCTATTAAGACAAATTTATGGGATAGAATTAATGAAAGCATAGAAAGAGTAGTAGATTCTATAACTTTAGAAGATTTAGTAGAGGCATACAAAAAATCAGATAACCAAAACATAATGTACTACATATAA
- a CDS encoding ZIP family metal transporter, whose product MTWFKELNPIMQALLATLFTWAVTALGAALVFFFKNINKKVLNAMLGFAAGVMIAASYWSLLAPAIEMAESQGKIAWIPAAVGFLAGGIFLRIVDRILPHLHLGKDRDEAEGIKTSWQKSILLVLAITLHNIPEGLAVGVAFGAVGANIESASLAGAMALALGIGIQNFPEGAAVSIPLRREGNSRLKSFWYGQASGIVEPIAGVIGAAAVLFIRNLLPYALSFAAGAMIFVVVEELIPEAQMGNDTDVSSIGVLIGFTVMMILDVALG is encoded by the coding sequence ATGACTTGGTTTAAAGAATTGAATCCCATTATGCAGGCTCTTTTAGCTACCTTATTTACTTGGGCAGTTACAGCTTTAGGAGCAGCATTAGTGTTTTTCTTTAAAAATATAAATAAAAAAGTATTAAATGCTATGTTAGGTTTTGCAGCAGGAGTAATGATTGCAGCTAGCTATTGGTCACTTTTAGCACCGGCTATAGAAATGGCAGAATCCCAGGGCAAAATTGCATGGATACCGGCAGCAGTAGGTTTTTTAGCAGGAGGAATATTTTTAAGAATAGTAGATAGAATTCTTCCACACCTTCATTTAGGTAAAGATAGAGATGAGGCGGAAGGAATTAAAACTAGTTGGCAAAAGAGCATATTATTAGTTTTAGCTATAACCCTTCATAACATACCAGAAGGATTAGCTGTAGGAGTAGCCTTTGGAGCAGTAGGAGCAAATATAGAGTCTGCATCTTTGGCAGGAGCTATGGCTTTAGCATTAGGTATAGGAATTCAAAACTTTCCTGAAGGAGCAGCAGTATCTATACCACTAAGAAGAGAAGGAAATAGTAGATTAAAAAGTTTTTGGTATGGGCAAGCTTCTGGTATAGTTGAACCTATAGCAGGTGTTATAGGGGCAGCAGCAGTATTATTTATAAGAAATTTATTACCTTATGCCTTATCCTTTGCAGCTGGGGCAATGATATTTGTTGTGGTAGAGGAACTAATTCCTGAAGCTCAAATGGGAAATGATACAGATGTATCCTCTATAGGAGTATTAATTGGATTTACTGTAATGATGATATTAGATGTAGCCTTAGGCTAA
- a CDS encoding GNAT family N-acetyltransferase: protein MNLFFKDITIDNFYDCILLSTNDNGNHYVFEEFVDSVAFSIAISKVEPKLKPKIIFVEEDMIGFTLYGYCKMEKHYKIWTILIDHKFQGKGFGKAALKKIIEELKNNKDCNEIYLNFHPKNIRAKKLYESLGFKYTGEKIWINKKLYEDVYSEIYEGINYELLYKLSL from the coding sequence ATGAACTTGTTTTTTAAAGACATAACTATTGATAATTTTTATGACTGTATACTACTAAGTACTAATGATAATGGCAATCATTATGTATTTGAAGAGTTTGTTGATTCAGTAGCATTTTCTATAGCCATATCAAAAGTGGAACCTAAGCTTAAACCTAAAATTATATTCGTAGAAGAGGATATGATAGGATTTACTTTATATGGATACTGCAAGATGGAAAAACACTATAAGATTTGGACCATTTTAATAGATCATAAATTTCAAGGAAAAGGTTTTGGGAAGGCTGCATTAAAAAAAATTATAGAAGAATTAAAAAATAATAAAGATTGTAATGAAATTTATCTTAATTTTCATCCCAAAAATATAAGAGCAAAAAAACTTTATGAATCTTTAGGCTTTAAATATACGGGCGAAAAAATATGGATAAACAAAAAACTTTATGAAGATGTTTACTCGGAAATTTATGAAGGAATAAATTACGAATTATTATATAAATTAAGTTTATAA
- a CDS encoding Cof-type HAD-IIB family hydrolase: MIKFIATDLDGTLVNSEGKIYNKVFNLINDLHKNGVRFAAASGRFYSQLNENFNSVKEDMILIAHNGALIKYSKNGQTLYANYIDKEYIKSVEKLKRNFGEELILGGENEAFVVNPSESIKKEFSFYNVPYIEYKSFDEVDKPVQKISYYVKDGIKASMLDYLKENLNKNLQFVASGDKWIDMMNKEVSKGHAIKILQKKFNIEKDNTMVFGDYYNDITMFKQAYYSYAMENAPEDVKEKANFIAGNNNENAVYKTISKHMGFI, from the coding sequence ATGATAAAATTTATAGCGACAGATTTAGATGGAACATTAGTAAATAGTGAAGGAAAAATATATAATAAGGTGTTTAATTTAATAAACGATTTACATAAAAATGGTGTAAGGTTTGCAGCAGCTAGTGGAAGGTTCTATTCTCAATTAAATGAAAATTTCAATAGTGTAAAAGAAGATATGATACTTATAGCTCATAATGGAGCTCTTATAAAATATAGTAAAAACGGACAAACTCTTTATGCTAATTATATAGACAAAGAGTATATAAAATCAGTAGAAAAATTAAAAAGAAATTTTGGAGAAGAATTAATTTTAGGAGGAGAAAATGAAGCTTTTGTTGTAAATCCTTCTGAAAGTATTAAAAAAGAGTTTAGTTTTTATAATGTACCTTATATAGAATATAAATCCTTTGATGAAGTAGACAAGCCTGTTCAAAAGATAAGTTATTATGTTAAAGATGGTATTAAAGCATCTATGCTAGATTATTTAAAAGAAAATTTAAATAAGAATCTTCAATTTGTTGCTTCAGGAGATAAATGGATAGATATGATGAATAAAGAAGTAAGTAAAGGACATGCTATAAAAATACTTCAGAAAAAATTTAATATAGAAAAAGATAATACTATGGTTTTTGGAGATTATTATAATGATATAACCATGTTTAAGCAAGCTTATTATAGTTATGCTATGGAAAATGCTCCAGAGGATGTAAAAGAAAAGGCTAATTTCATAGCTGGTAACAATAACGAAAATGCAGTTTATAAAACTATAAGTAAACATATGGGTTTTATTTAA
- a CDS encoding bifunctional 5,10-methylenetetrahydrofolate dehydrogenase/5,10-methenyltetrahydrofolate cyclohydrolase: MTKILYGNEVALKIKEDLKLRIDKLKEKNIIPKLAILRMGNKQDDIAYERSIIKSCEKLNIETKVEELKEDILEEDFLKLMEGLNNEKDIHGILVFRPYPKHLNENIINSSISLNKDVDCMHPLNLERIFEGDLDGFMPCTPEAVIEMLKYYNIDLKGKNIVIINRSMVVGKPLSMMSLAHNATVTVCHSKTIDLQSITKKADIVVTAIGKAKLIKEEYFNEDSIVIDVSINVDENGKLCGDVDFENVKEKVGAITPVPKGVGSVTTTLLLKHIVEAAERNS, translated from the coding sequence ATGACTAAAATATTATATGGAAATGAAGTAGCTTTAAAAATAAAGGAAGATTTAAAATTAAGAATAGATAAATTAAAAGAAAAAAATATAATACCTAAGTTAGCAATTTTACGTATGGGGAATAAACAGGACGATATAGCTTATGAAAGAAGTATAATAAAAAGTTGTGAAAAATTAAATATAGAAACTAAGGTAGAAGAATTAAAGGAAGATATATTAGAGGAAGATTTCTTGAAACTAATGGAAGGATTAAATAATGAAAAGGATATTCATGGTATATTAGTTTTTAGACCTTATCCTAAACATTTAAATGAAAATATAATAAACTCTTCTATATCATTAAATAAAGATGTGGATTGTATGCATCCTTTAAATTTAGAAAGGATATTTGAAGGAGATTTAGATGGATTTATGCCTTGTACTCCAGAGGCTGTAATAGAAATGTTAAAATATTATAATATAGATTTAAAAGGAAAGAATATAGTTATTATAAACAGAAGTATGGTAGTGGGTAAACCATTGAGTATGATGTCCTTAGCTCATAATGCCACAGTTACTGTATGTCATTCAAAAACTATAGATTTACAATCCATAACTAAAAAGGCAGATATAGTAGTAACAGCTATAGGAAAAGCTAAACTAATAAAAGAGGAATATTTTAATGAAGATTCTATAGTTATAGATGTAAGTATTAATGTAGATGAAAATGGGAAACTATGTGGAGATGTAGATTTTGAAAATGTAAAAGAAAAAGTAGGAGCTATAACTCCGGTTCCAAAAGGAGTGGGAAGTGTTACAACTACCTTGTTATTAAAACATATAGTAGAAGCAGCAGAGAGAAATAGCTAA
- a CDS encoding cyclodeaminase/cyclohydrolase family protein, producing the protein MLDKSCKEFIDILSSKEPVPGGGGACAYVGALGMALGNMVANLTIGKKKYKDVEEDVKEILKEGEVLIEKLEALVNKDAEVFYPLSKAYGLPKNTEEEKDYKDKIMEEALYKASLVPLEIAKCAAETIDLHYKLAKKGTRIAISDVGVGVLFCKTALEASKLNVYINTGMMKNNDIKNSLEEKINTLVSKYSTKADKVYSYVENLIRGNE; encoded by the coding sequence GTGTTAGATAAAAGTTGTAAAGAATTTATAGATATTTTATCCTCTAAGGAACCTGTGCCAGGTGGAGGCGGTGCTTGTGCTTATGTAGGAGCTTTAGGTATGGCATTAGGTAATATGGTAGCAAATCTTACTATAGGGAAGAAAAAATATAAAGATGTAGAAGAGGATGTAAAGGAAATATTAAAAGAAGGAGAAGTCTTAATAGAAAAATTAGAAGCATTAGTAAATAAAGATGCTGAGGTATTTTATCCATTATCTAAAGCTTATGGATTACCTAAAAATACAGAAGAGGAAAAAGATTATAAAGATAAAATTATGGAAGAGGCTTTATATAAAGCTAGTTTAGTACCATTAGAAATAGCTAAATGTGCAGCAGAGACCATAGATCTTCATTATAAATTAGCTAAAAAGGGAACTAGAATTGCTATAAGCGATGTAGGTGTAGGAGTTTTGTTTTGCAAAACAGCATTAGAAGCTTCTAAGCTAAATGTATATATAAATACTGGTATGATGAAAAATAATGATATAAAAAATTCTTTAGAAGAAAAAATCAACACATTAGTTTCTAAATATTCAACTAAGGCAGATAAAGTTTATAGTTATGTAGAAAATTTAATAAGGGGAAATGAATAA
- a CDS encoding ketopantoate reductase family protein, whose product MKIAIVGSGAMGSLYGAYLHKSGEEVYLINKWEEHINTINKEGLVIDTRDKKLKFYPKAVTNSKDIGIVDLAIVFVKSTKTEEAILENKNIIGENTYVLTLQNGYGNGEKIEKYINKNRIIVGTTGEGCTTIKAGYIKHAGSGDTYIGMFSGKEDNILKRLENILNHSGFNVHICKDPRELIWNKLIINVGINAITAILGIRNGEILKEMATKKIMKDAVIEAVKVANAKGFNFNEEEMIKKVENVALKTAENKSSMLQDVLNNKKTEIETINGSIVKEGSKLNIETPINETLTNLIISLEKK is encoded by the coding sequence ATGAAAATTGCTATAGTAGGTTCCGGAGCTATGGGATCCTTATATGGGGCTTATTTACATAAAAGTGGAGAGGAAGTTTATTTAATTAATAAATGGGAAGAACATATAAATACTATAAATAAAGAGGGATTAGTAATAGATACAAGAGATAAAAAATTAAAGTTTTATCCAAAGGCTGTTACAAATTCTAAGGATATAGGTATAGTAGATTTAGCAATAGTATTTGTAAAATCCACAAAAACAGAGGAAGCAATTTTAGAAAATAAAAATATAATAGGAGAAAACACCTATGTTTTAACTCTTCAAAATGGATATGGTAATGGAGAAAAAATAGAAAAATATATAAATAAGAATAGAATAATAGTAGGAACTACTGGTGAAGGATGTACTACTATAAAGGCAGGGTATATAAAACATGCAGGTTCAGGGGATACTTATATAGGCATGTTTTCTGGAAAAGAAGATAATATTTTAAAAAGGTTAGAAAATATTTTGAATCATAGTGGTTTTAATGTACATATATGTAAGGATCCTAGAGAACTTATCTGGAATAAACTTATTATAAATGTTGGAATTAATGCTATAACAGCTATTTTAGGTATAAGAAATGGTGAAATTTTAAAAGAAATGGCTACAAAAAAAATTATGAAAGATGCAGTTATAGAGGCGGTAAAGGTAGCTAATGCTAAGGGTTTTAATTTTAATGAGGAAGAAATGATAAAAAAAGTAGAAAATGTAGCCTTAAAAACAGCAGAGAATAAATCCTCTATGTTACAAGATGTTTTAAATAATAAGAAAACAGAAATAGAGACTATAAATGGGTCTATTGTAAAAGAAGGAAGTAAATTAAATATAGAGACACCTATAAATGAAACTCTGACAAACTTAATAATTTCCTTAGAAAAGAAATAA
- a CDS encoding pseudouridine-5'-phosphate glycosidase — translation MLEKYLEISKEVSEALKENKPVVALESTIISHGMPYPKNAETALNVEKIIRDKGAVPATIAILNGKLKVGLTKDEIEYLGKKGKEVVKTSRRDIPFILAKKLDGATTVASTMIVANLAGIKVFGTGGIGGVHRGAQESFDISADLQELANTNVAVVCAGAKSILDIGLTLEYLETQGVPVVGFGTEELPAFYTRKSGFKVDYKVDTAKELAEALKAKWDLGLKGGMVVGNPIPEEYQMDYDTITKAINDAVKEAEEKGIRGKESTPFLLAKVKDITKGKSLEANIQLVYNNVAVASDLAIELSKLNK, via the coding sequence ATGTTAGAAAAATATTTAGAAATTAGTAAAGAAGTATCAGAAGCCTTAAAGGAAAATAAACCTGTAGTAGCTTTAGAATCTACTATAATATCTCATGGGATGCCATATCCTAAAAATGCAGAAACTGCATTAAATGTAGAAAAAATAATAAGAGATAAAGGAGCAGTACCTGCTACTATAGCCATATTAAATGGTAAATTAAAAGTTGGACTAACAAAGGACGAAATAGAATACTTAGGTAAAAAAGGAAAAGAAGTAGTTAAAACTAGTAGAAGGGATATACCATTTATATTAGCTAAAAAACTTGATGGAGCAACTACAGTAGCATCTACTATGATTGTAGCTAACTTGGCAGGAATAAAAGTCTTTGGAACTGGCGGAATAGGTGGAGTTCATAGAGGAGCACAGGAAAGCTTTGATATATCAGCAGACCTTCAAGAATTAGCCAATACTAATGTGGCAGTAGTTTGTGCTGGAGCTAAATCTATATTAGATATAGGCTTAACATTAGAGTATTTAGAAACTCAAGGGGTACCAGTAGTAGGTTTTGGAACAGAAGAGCTACCAGCATTTTATACAAGAAAAAGTGGATTTAAAGTAGATTATAAAGTAGATACAGCAAAAGAACTAGCAGAAGCTTTAAAAGCTAAGTGGGATTTAGGATTAAAAGGTGGAATGGTAGTAGGAAACCCAATACCAGAAGAATACCAAATGGATTACGATACTATAACAAAGGCTATAAATGATGCAGTTAAAGAGGCAGAAGAAAAAGGCATAAGAGGGAAAGAAAGCACACCATTTTTATTAGCTAAGGTAAAGGATATAACTAAAGGTAAAAGTTTAGAAGCTAATATACAATTAGTTTATAATAATGTAGCTGTAGCTTCAGATTTAGCTATAGAATTAAGTAAACTTAATAAATAA
- a CDS encoding PfkB family carbohydrate kinase, whose amino-acid sequence MTNREKEILELIKENPMISQKDLAEKLGITRSSAAVHITNLLKKGYLLGKGYIVSKDEEYVSIIGGANMDIQGFPNDKLIYKDSNPGKSKISLGGVGRNIGENLTKLGINTKLITALGEDIYGNKILEEAKTIGMDMEHSIIMQENTTSTYLSILDEAGDMIVAIAHMDIFDKVPLDFIKSKKTVIENSGVCIIDTNIPQEIIEYIVNDHQNVKFFLDTVSTTKAKKVKNIIGKFHTIKLNRIEAEILSGIPIKKEEDLEKSAEFFLEKGVKRVFITLGEEGVYYNDGKNKNKIPNPKVRVINATGAGDAFMAAMVYCYLKDFSVEETIKFSMTASILALSHEDTINPNMSVWSINNKMKEIGIC is encoded by the coding sequence ATGACAAATAGAGAAAAAGAAATTTTAGAATTAATAAAAGAGAATCCAATGATATCCCAAAAGGACTTAGCAGAGAAACTAGGCATAACAAGATCTTCTGCAGCAGTGCATATAACTAATCTTTTGAAAAAAGGATATCTTTTAGGGAAAGGTTATATAGTTTCAAAGGATGAAGAGTATGTTTCTATAATTGGTGGAGCAAATATGGATATACAAGGTTTCCCTAATGATAAATTAATATACAAAGATTCTAATCCAGGGAAGAGTAAAATATCCTTAGGGGGAGTAGGTAGAAACATAGGAGAGAATTTAACTAAATTAGGTATAAATACAAAACTTATAACTGCTTTAGGAGAAGATATATATGGAAATAAAATATTAGAAGAAGCAAAAACTATAGGCATGGATATGGAACATTCTATAATAATGCAGGAAAATACAACTTCTACATATCTTTCAATTTTAGATGAAGCAGGGGATATGATAGTTGCTATAGCTCACATGGATATATTTGATAAAGTGCCTTTAGATTTTATCAAAAGTAAAAAAACTGTCATAGAAAACTCAGGTGTATGTATAATTGATACCAATATACCACAGGAAATTATAGAATATATAGTCAACGATCATCAAAATGTAAAATTCTTTTTAGATACAGTATCTACTACTAAGGCTAAAAAGGTAAAAAATATTATAGGAAAGTTCCATACTATTAAATTAAATAGGATTGAGGCAGAGATATTGTCTGGAATTCCTATAAAAAAGGAAGAGGATTTAGAAAAATCCGCTGAGTTTTTTTTAGAAAAGGGAGTTAAAAGGGTGTTTATAACTTTAGGTGAAGAAGGGGTTTATTACAATGATGGAAAAAATAAAAATAAAATACCTAATCCTAAGGTTAGAGTTATAAACGCAACAGGAGCAGGGGATGCTTTTATGGCAGCTATGGTCTATTGTTATTTAAAAGATTTTTCTGTAGAAGAAACTATTAAGTTTTCAATGACAGCTTCCATACTAGCCTTATCCCATGAAGATACTATAAATCCAAATATGTCAGTTTGGAGTATAAATAATAAGATGAAGGAGATAGGAATATGTTAG
- a CDS encoding DMT family transporter yields the protein MKDSKIYFLMILSTLFWGGAFIAAKLSAPFIPPFTLTFLRFLIATLVLFFIIIIKEKNIYKLKKKDIPVFLFTGIVGMVGYHIFFFKASTYTTATNSSLIAASNPIITCILSVIFLKDKLSSKGIIGIILSFTGVLLTITNGAIANIFNINFNKGDILMIIAVLCWASYGVFSKKVMPKYSPMTLTFYSFLFCTLFLIPFVIYEKPLSLINKVPYYSYIAILYMSIFASVIGYLVQQISIKQIGPSKTSIFVNLVPISSIVLSAIILGEKITIITILSTALIVAGVYICQKSN from the coding sequence ATGAAGGATTCTAAAATATATTTCTTAATGATTTTATCTACTTTATTTTGGGGTGGAGCTTTTATTGCTGCAAAACTTTCTGCACCTTTTATTCCACCTTTCACATTGACCTTTTTAAGATTTTTAATAGCTACATTAGTGCTCTTTTTCATAATTATTATTAAAGAAAAAAACATATATAAACTAAAGAAAAAAGATATTCCAGTATTTTTATTTACAGGAATAGTAGGAATGGTTGGCTATCATATTTTCTTTTTTAAGGCTTCTACATACACTACAGCTACAAATTCATCTTTAATAGCTGCATCTAACCCTATTATAACCTGCATATTAAGTGTTATATTTCTTAAAGATAAACTAAGTTCAAAAGGAATTATAGGAATTATTCTTTCCTTTACTGGAGTTCTCTTAACCATAACTAATGGTGCTATAGCTAATATTTTTAATATTAATTTTAATAAGGGTGACATTTTGATGATAATAGCTGTATTATGTTGGGCTTCTTATGGGGTTTTTAGCAAAAAGGTAATGCCAAAATATTCTCCAATGACTTTAACCTTTTACAGTTTTTTATTTTGTACTTTATTTTTAATTCCTTTTGTCATATATGAGAAACCTTTATCTTTAATAAATAAGGTTCCCTATTATTCATATATAGCAATTTTATACATGAGCATCTTTGCTTCTGTTATAGGCTATTTAGTTCAACAAATATCCATAAAACAAATAGGGCCTTCCAAAACCTCTATTTTTGTAAATTTAGTCCCTATATCTTCTATAGTTCTATCAGCTATAATATTAGGTGAAAAAATAACTATAATAACAATTTTATCAACAGCTTTAATAGTTGCAGGAGTTTATATATGTCAAAAATCTAATTAA